A genomic window from Diospyros lotus cultivar Yz01 chromosome 2, ASM1463336v1, whole genome shotgun sequence includes:
- the LOC127795336 gene encoding uncharacterized protein LOC127795336, which yields MHGREGENGKRSRHMRSLPSPVAANSFFKDGRQIYVGDCALFEPLEDSRPFIGIIRWLARNKENILQLGVNWLYRPAEVKLGKGLLLDATPNEIFYSFHKDEIPAASLLHPCKVAFLPKGVELPSEISSFVCRRVYDIANKCLWWLTDQDYIDERQQEVDQLLQKTQIEMHASMQPGGRSPKPTNSPTSSQLKLGSENVQSVTSFPSPSQSKGKKRERADPGTEPVKRERLSKPDDSDSGQFKPESILKSEISKITEKGGLVDSEGVEKLIQLMQPDRAERKLELINRSVLAGVIAATEKFDCLSQFVELKGLLVLDEWIQDAHKGKIGDGSPKDGDKSVEEFLLILLRALDKLPVNLPALQMCNIGKSVNHLRTLKNQEIQKKARTLVDTWKKRVEAEMNVIDAKSGSVQAASWSSRSRLPEVSHGGNRHSGGSSEVAMKNSAVQLSASKNASVKSVNLEVTGKSASMSPGPMKSALSPASGKDSQPRLVGNTSDLPYTTAREEKSSSSSQSQNNSQSCSSEHAKLTVVSGKEDARSSTAGSISVNKMSGGSSRHRRSVNGFPGSAASGGQRETGSGRSSSLHRNSTSEKLSESGLTYEKAIDVPIVEGNGHKLIVKIPNRTRSPAQSPSGGSIDDPSIMNSRASSPVLSEKRDQTDRNSKEKSDTNRTTTTSDMNTESWQSNDFKDILTGSDEANGSPAAILEEQCSIDDSKKLAEISKAASSSSGNELKSGKLYEGSFSSINALIESCVKYSEANTSMSVGDNVGMKLLASVATGEMSKSDLISPAVSPRRSIPVVEDPCICNDAHAKLANQNNLSQEQGLSTNVDGAVADIEKQVIVAGALWSGDGTQWGSVNFSEDEKPTSSVHEQTKTRDSDGCNPSNLGWQPAAEPCVEINERLNEVKGVVSVVVSPSHAAEKVLDGEEIKQLDEKVATGNSASAVQDTKPKGGSSLLTDDKVNEARPSLEVEKEICDVSQHASLETDVEKTLEKGLNFCDQTEEKLPDHLEKSENLSSAVEITSEKVDEMGTGKLSSHTGKRTNDQGIKSSVGEIQVLAGLGSTVGEQKVESKEVFSCGAVPQKESPALPAQEIDQQMRSRGSKMASVEADETDESPSSPACGRSDTDRKLKFDLNEGFIADEGKRGESSNLAGHGFSAPLCLVNPMPFPVSSASIGLPASITVAAAAKGPFVPLDDLLRNKGELGWRGSAATSAFRPAEPRRFLEMPSSTANNLPDATAGKHGRPLLDIDLNVPDERILDDFSSRNSTEGTASTFDHVRNHDFAKNDPIVSAPLRGSGCLDLDLNRVDESTDMGHYSTSTSHRLEASFMPSKSSSGFPNCGVRRDFDLNNGPNLDEASAEPSSFSHHGRGSMQSQPSVAGLRMNNVENGTFSSWLPTGNPYPSVTIPSFLSDRGDQPFPMVATGGPPRMLGPFPTGSPFNADVYRGSVLSSSPSVPFPSAPFQYPLFPFGSSYSLPSVSFSGGSTTYTQSSGGRPSFSAVNSQVLVPAATVSSHYPRPYVVSLPDGSNNIGIDNNRKWARQGLDLNAGPGSVETEVRDETSSLLSRQLSVASSQALAEEQARMHQQVVGSMLRRKEPEGGWDPESFRYKQSSWQ from the exons ATGCATGGGCGGGAAGGTGAGAACGGGAAACGGAGTCGGCACATGCGGTCGCTCCCCTCGCCTGTAGCCGCTAATTCCTTCTTCAAG GATGGTCGCCAGATTTATGTTGGTGACTGTGCTCTTTTCGAGCCTCTGGAAGATTCTCGACCTTTCATTGGAATAATCCGTTGGTTGGCACGGAATAAAGAAAACATTCTGCAGTTGGGTGTGAATTGGCTTTACCGGCCTGCTGAGGTGAAGCTTGGCAAGGGCCTCCTTTTGGACGCCACGCCAAACGAAATCTTCTATTCCTTTCATAAGGATGAGATTCCTGCTGCATCATTACTCCATCCATGTAAAGTTGCATTCCTTCCTAAAGGTGTCGAACTTCCTTCAGAGATTTCCTCATTCGTCTGCCGTCGAGTTTATGACATTGCAAACAAGTGTTTATGGTGGCTAACTGATCAAGATTATATTGAT GAGCGACAGCAAGAAGTAGACCAACTGCTACAGAAAACACAAATAGAGATGCATGCATCCATGCAACCAGGTGGCCGCTCACCAAAACCAACAAACAGTCCAACATCATCTCAGTTAAAACTGGGTTCTGAGAATGTGCAAAGTGTCACTTCCTTCCCTTCCCCTTCTCAATCCAAGGGAAAGAAAAGGGAGCGGGCAGATCCTGGTACTGAGCCTGTCAAGCGAGAACGTCTCTCAAAACCAGATGATTCTGATTCTGGTCAGTTTAAACCAGAAAGCATCTTGAAATCTGAGATTTCTAAAATAACAGAAAAGGGTGGGCTTGTAGATTCAGAAGGTGTTGAGAAACTGATTCAACTCATGCAGCCTGATAGAGCAGAAAGGAAGTTGGAGTTAATTAACCGATCAGTGCTTGCAGGTGTAATAGCTGCTACTGAAAAGTTTGATTGCCTTAGTCAGTTTGTGGAGCTCAAGGGCTTGCTTGTGTTAGATGAATGGATTCAAGATGCCCATAAAGGGAAGATAGGTGATGGTAGCCCCAAGGATGGTGATAAATCTGTAGAGGAGTTTCTCTTGATTTTGCTTCGTGCACTTGACAAACTGCCAGTGAATCTTCCTGCCCTACAGATGTGTAACATTGGAAAATCAGTGAACCACCTCCGTACACTTAAAAACCAAGAAATTCAGAAGAAAGCTAGAACTTTAGTTGACACATGGAAGAAACGTGTCGAGGCTGAAATGAATGTAATTGATGCAAAATCTGGTTCAGTGCAGGCTGCTTCTTGGTCTTCGAGATCGCGCCTTCCTGAAGTTTCTCATGGTGGAAACCGACATTCTGGAGGTTCCTCTGAAGTTGCCATGAAAAACTCAGCTGTACAACTTTCTGCATCCAAAAATGCTTCAGTTAAATCTGTCAATTTGGAGGTCACTGGAAAATCAGCTTCAATGTCGCCTGGGCCAATGAAATCAGCACTATCTCCTGCTTCAGGAAAAGATAGTCAGCCCAGATTAGTTGGGAACACTTCTGATCTTCCATATACTACTGCAAGAGAGGAGAAGAGCAGCAGTTCAAGTCAGTCGCAGAACAACAGTCAATCTTGTTCAAGTGAACATGCAAAACTTACAGTTGTTTCAGGAAAAGAAGATGCAAGGAGTTCTACTGCAGGATCGATTAGTGTGAATAAGATGTCTGGTGGTTCTTCTCGACATCGGAGGTCAGTCAATGGCTTCCCTGGGTCTGCTGCCTCTGGAGGTCAAAGAGAAACTGGGTCAGGCAGGAGTTCTTCTTTACACAGGAATTCAACATCAGAAAAGTTATCTGAGTCTGGGTTAACATATGAAAAGGCAATTGATGTACCCATAGTCGAGGGGAATGGTCATAAACTGATTGTTAAGATACCAAATCGGACTCGTAGTCCTGCACAAAGTCCCAGTGGAGGATCTATTGATGACCCTTCCATCATGAACAGTAGAGCTTCTTCTCCTGTGCTTTCAGAAAAGCGTGATCAGACTGATCGCAATTCAAAGGAAAAGAGTGATACTAATCGAACTACTACCACCTCTGATATGAATACAGAATCATGGCAGAGCAATGATTTCAAAGATATATTGACTGGATCTGATGAAGCTAATGGGTCACCTGCTGCCATTCTTGAGGAACAGTGCAGTATTGATGATTCTAAAAAACTAGCTGAAATCTCAAAAGCTGCTTCTTCATCATCAGGAAATGAATTGAAGTCTGGAAAACTGTATGAGGGTTCTTTCAGCTCAATCAATGCTTTGATTGAAAGCTGTGTCAAATACTCCGAAGCAAATACATCCATGTCTGTAGGAGACAATGTTGGAATGAAGCTGCTCGCTAGTGTTGCAACTGGAGAGATGTCCAAGTCTGATTTGATATCACCAGCTGTTTCTCCACGTAGAAGCATCCCTGTTGTTGAGGACCCCTGCATTTGCAATGATGCCCATGCAAAATTGGCAAATCAAAATAACCTTTCTCAGGAGCAGGGTCTGTCCACCAATGTTGATGGAGCTGTTGCTGATATAGAGAAGCAGGTTATTGTTGCAGGTGCTTTGTGGTCTGGGGATGGGACTCAGTGGGGCTCTGTCAATTTTTCTGAGGATGAAAAGCCAACTTCCTCTGTGCATGAACAGACAAAGACAAGAGATAGCGATGGATGTAATCCTTCCAATTTGGGTTGGCAACCAGCTGCAGAGCCATGTGTTGAGATCAATGAAAGATTGAATGAAGTTAAAGGTGTTGTTTCTGTGGTTGTCTCCCCATCCCATGCAGCAGAGAAGGTATTGGATGGTGAAGAAATTAAACAACTTGATGAGAAGGTGGCAACTGGTAACAGTGCAAGTGCTGTCCAAGATACAAAACCAAAGGGAGGTAGTTCATTGCTAACTGATGATAAGGTCAATGAAGCCCGTCCTAGTCTAGAAGTTGAGAAGGAAATTTGTGATGTTTCACAGCATGCATCATTAGAGACGGATGTTGAGAAAACTCTTGAGAAAGGACTTAATTTTTGTGACCAGACAGAGGAAAAACTACCAGACCATTTAGAGAAAAGTGAAAATCTGTCTTCTGCTGTTGAGATCACTAGTGAAAAAGTTGATGAAATGGGCACTGGAAAACTAAGTAGTCACactggaaaaagaacaaatgatCAGGGTATCAAAAGTTCTGTTGGTGAAATTCAAGTTTTAGCTGGTCTGGGTTCAACTGTTGGTGAGCAGAAAGTTGAAAGTAAAGAAGTCTTTTCTTGTGGTGCAGTTCCTCAGAAGGAATCTCCTGCATTGCCTGCCCAAGAAATTGATCAGCAAATGAGGTCAAGGGGATCCAAGATGGCTTCTGTTGAGGCAGATGAAACAGATGAAAGCCCATCTTCCCCTGCTTGTGGGAGATCTGATACGGATAGAAAGTTGAAGTTTGATTTGAATGAAGGATTCATTGCAGATGAAGGAAAACGTGGGGAGTCCTCCAACTTGGCAGGCCATGGATTTTCAGCTCCCCTTTGTTTAGTAAACCCCATGCCTTTCCCTGTTTCTTCTGCATCCATTGGCCTTCCTGCTTCCATTACAGTAGCTGCTGCTGCAAAAGGCCCCTTTGTTCCTCTAGACGATCTATTGAGGAATAAAGGGGAACTTGGATGGAGAGGATCTGCTGCAACAAGTGCATTTCGTCCTGCTGAACCAAGGAGGTTTCTGGAGATGCCATCAAGTACTGCTAATAACCTTCCTGATGCTACTGCTGGCAAACATGGCCGCCCGTTGTTGGATATTGATCTTAATGTGCCAGATGAAAGAATTCTAGATGATTTCTCTTCTCGAAACTCCACTGAGGGAACTGCTTCAACGTTTGACCACGTGAGAAATCATGACTTTGCAAAAAATGATCCAATAGTCTCCGCACCTCTACGTGGTTCTGGATGTCTTGACCTTGATTTGAACCGAGTGGATGAATCTACAGATATGGGGCACTACTCAACAAGCACCAGTCATAGACTAGAGGCCTCATTTATGCCATCTAAGTCATCAAGCGGATTTCCAAATTGTGGGGTAAGGAGGGACTTTGATCTAAACAATGGTCCTAACCTTGATGAAGCAAGTGCTGAGCCATCATCATTTAGTCATCATGGCAGAGGAAGCATGCAGTCCCAGCCTTCTGTTGCTGGCCTTAGAATGAATAATGTAGAAAATGGGACCTTCTCATCATGGCTTCCAACTGGGAACCCATATCCATCTGTCACAATTCCATCATTCTTGTCTGATAGAGGGGATCAACCTTTTCCCATGGTTGCGACTGGTGGGCCACCCAGAATGTTGGGACCCTTTCCCACTGGTAGCCCATTTAATGCAGATGTTTACCGGGGCTCAGTTTTGTCTTCTTCACCTTCGGTGCCTTTTCCATCTGCTCCCTTCCAATACCCTCTGTTCCCTTTTGGGAGTAGTTACTCTTTGCCCTCAGTCAGTTTCTCAGGTGGATCTACAACCTATACACAGTCCTCTGGTGGGAGGCCTTCATTCTCTGCAGTCAATTCACAGGTATTAGTGCCTGCTGCTACAGTTTCATCCCATTACCCTAGGCCATATGTTGTTAGCCTTCCAGATGGTAGCAATAATATTGGCATTGACAACAATAGAAAATGGGCAAGGCAGGGTCTTGACCTTAATGCGGGGCCTGGAAGTGTTGAGACAGAAGTTAGAGATGAAACATCATCGCTTTTATCCAGGCAACTTTCTGTTGCTAGTTCGCAGGCACTAGCAGAGGAACAAGCAAGGATGCACCAGCAGGTAGTAGGAAGCATGCTGAGGAGAAAGGAACCTGAGGGAGGTTGGGATCCTGAGAGCTTTAGGTACAAACAGTCCTCATGGCAGTGA